Proteins co-encoded in one Athene noctua chromosome 34, bAthNoc1.hap1.1, whole genome shotgun sequence genomic window:
- the ZBTB9 gene encoding zinc finger and BTB domain-containing protein 9: MAAEGGRVQISFPQHAAALLDSLNRLRLEGKFCDVAVHVGGRIFPAHKSVLAAASPFFHDKLLLQDGGRLLLPPAIDPDAFEGLLHLIYSGRLTLLLEALPGHLLVASGLQMWHVVDQCSEILRELEGGACRWAGRGGEVTSSSSSGREAASSWPNRGGGGDSSSSSWPNRGGDGSACPNRGGDGSNRGGDGSSSSSWPNRGGDGSSSSSWPNRGGDGSSSSSWPNRGGDGSSWPNRGGDGASSSSWPNRGGDTAPPPLSFAKDGGEEVLKIRVATDMAPAAPGSLLQDAGEEVLKICVEEDEEEEDDEEEDGAHRRHHRPADALQIVLEEEEEEDGAPGDTRDPPKIFYIKQEAGGDAAAAAAEGLLAPSELAEVSYVIPAGGGAMMTTGGAAVMSTGGGGAAAAIFPQPSWKPVDLHGNEILGRGQALHAPVKLGAAPDGKRFGCLCGKRFAVKPKRDRHIMLTFSLRPFACAACHKRFKLKHHLTEHMKTHDGAARACERCGRRFRLRSGLAKHRPLCQGARWGGGCWACE; encoded by the coding sequence ATGGCGGCCGAGGGGGGCCGGGTGCAGATCTCCTTCCCCCAGCACGCGGCGGCGCTCCTGGACTCCCTCAACCGCCTGCGCTTGGAGGGCAAGTTCTGCGACGTGGCCGTTCACGTGGGCGGCCGCATCTTCCCGGCCCACAAGAGCGTCTTGGCGGCCGCGTCGCCCTTTTTCCACGACAAGTTGCTTCTACAGGATGGGGGGCGCCTCTTGTTGCCCCCCGCGATCGACCCCGACGCTTTCGAGGGGCTCCTGCACCTCATCTACTCGGGGCGCTTGACGTTGCTGTTGGAGGCTCTACCGGGTCATCTCTTGGTGGCTAGTGGCCTCCAGATGTGGCACGTGGTGGATCAATGCTCGGAGATCCTGAGGGAATTGGAGGGCGGGGCGTGTCGgtgggccgggcggggcggcgagGTGACGTCATCGTCATCGAGTGGCCGCGAAGCTGCTTCGTCGTGGCCCAACCGCGGTGGTGGCGGCGACTCCTCGTCATCCTCTTGGCCCAACCGTGGCGGCGATGGGTCAGCGTGTCCCAACCGCGGCGGCGATGGGTCCAACCGCGGCGGCGATGGGTCTTCATCATCCTCGTGGCCCAACCGTGGCGGCGACGGGTCTTCATCATCCTCGTGGCCCAACCGCGGCGGCGACGGGTCTTCATCGTCCTCGTGGCCCAACCGCGGCGGCGACGGGTCTTCGTGGCCCAACCGCGGTGGCGATGGGGcttcatcatcttcgtggcccaACCGTGGTGGCGACACGGCGCCGCCACCGCTGTCCTTCGCCAAAGACGGGGGCGAGGAGGTCCTCAAAATCCGCGTGGCCACCGACATGGCGCCGGCGGCGCCGGGCTCCCTCCTGCAGGACGCCGGCGAGGAAGTCCTCAAGATCTGCGTGGAGGAGGACGAGGAAGAAGAAGACGACGAGGAAGAAGACGGCGCCCACCGCCGCCATCACCGCCCCGCCGACGCCCTCCAGAtcgtgctggaggaggaggaggaggaagacgggGCCCCCGGAGACACCCGCGACCCGCCTAAAATTTTCTACATCAAGCAGGAAGCGGGTGGtgacgccgccgccgccgccgccgaggggcTCCTGGCGCCGTCGGAGCTGGCGGAGGTGAGTTACGTCatcccggcgggcggcggcgccatGATGACGACGGGCGGCGCCGCCGTGATGTCGAcaggcggcggcggagcggcggcggccatTTTCCCGCAGCCATCTTGGAAACCGGTAGATCTCCACGGGAATGAGATTTTAGGCCGAGGTCAAGCTCTTCACGCCCCGGTGAAGTTAGGCGCGGCTCCCGACGGCAAACGCTTCGGTTGTTTGTGCGGGAAACGCTTCGCGGTGAAGCCCAAGAGGGATCGGCACATCATGTTGACGTTCAGCCTGCGGCCCTTCGCCTGCGCCGCCTGCCACAAGCGCTTCAAGCTGAAGCACCACCTGACGGAGCACATGAAGACCCACGACGGGGCGGCGCGGGCCTGCGAGCGCTGCGGGCGCCGCTTCCGCCTCCGCAGCGGATTGGCCAAACATCGGCCGCTCTGTCAGGGGgcgcggtggggaggggggtgttgggCCTGCGAGTGA
- the LOC141972672 gene encoding uncharacterized protein LOC141972672 — protein sequence MAESHPEPPGTGLRGLVPPSHFVLRPPGPSTRPLEAELEAEKRRGQALEAELEAERRRGQALREELEAEKRRGQALEAELEAEKRRGQALREELEAEKRRGQALREELEAEKRRGQALREELEAEKRRGQALEAELEAEKRRGQALREELEAEKRRGQTEAEFEAEKRRGQALEVELEAERKRGQALGVELESEKRRGQALEAELEAEKRRGQAQGAEPDEGQPLEECQAQVLLQARLSALGHILTLQEQELGRELPPPGVPMAMAPPRLQALLGRWREKVFTLLVQLRVQEEVQRVLRAQVGTLGAAVTAGTRRVRRLELSLREGAATAELQRRDREHLAQEVTRQRGRAEAAEEALGGLVRAAARLAEVVTAREAEVTAATRTMVTLSARLRRAGQRLRVLQGLVAPVVALDQPRWQQDPMGDNPVAKVTGGTHRLEGTVAKVRCSVVTLGAAEEVPHSWVTEHEVTQDKVIPHQDRRGHPPSRAALGSLVTQLQALGAAILEDNGDNPDPPLTPLQTQPSQEALSWMSTNPSLNLHPMERIHLKSAASVPGSSGSAR from the exons ATGGCTGAGAGTCACCCGGAGCCACCGGGCACTG gTCTGCGGGGCCTCGTCCCCCCATCACACTTCGTGctccgcccccccggccccagcaccAG GCCCCTGGAGGCGGAGCTTGAGGCCGAGAAGAGGCGGGGACAAGCCCTGGAGGCGGAGCTTGAGGCTGAGAGGAGGCGGGGACAAGCCCTGAGGGAGGAGCTTGAGGCTGAGAAGAGGCGGGGACAAGCCCTGGAGGCGGAGCTTGAGGCCGAGAAGAGGCGGGGACAAGCCCTGAGGGAGGAGCTTGAGGCTGAGAAGAGGCGGGGACAAGCCCTGAGGGAGGAGCTTGAGGCTGAGAAGAGGCGGGGACAAGCCCTGAGGGAGGAGCTTGAGGCTGAGAAGAGGCGGGGACAAGCCCTGGAGGCGGAGCTTGAGGCCGAGAAGAGGCGGGGACAAGCCCTGAGGGAGGAGCTTGAGGCCGAGAAGAGGCGTGGCCAGACAGAGGCAGAGTTTGAGGCTGAGAAGAGGCGGGGCCAAGCCTTGGAGGTGGAGCTTGAGGCTGAGAGGAAGCGTGGTCAAGCACTGGGGGTGGAGCTTGAGAGTGAGAAGAGGCGTGGCCAGGCTCTGGAGGCAGAGCTTGAGGCTGAGAAGAGGCGTGGCCAAGCCCAGGGGGCGGAGCCTGATGAGGGGCAGCCCCTGGAGGAG TGCCAGGCCCAGGTGCTGCTCCAGGCCCGGCTCAGCGCCCTCGGCCACATCCTGACcctgcaggagcaggagctgggccgtgag CTGCCACCCCCTGGGGTGCCCATGGCAATGGCCCCCCCCCGGCTGCAGGCGCTTCTGGGGCGCTGGCGGGAGAAGGTCTTCACCCTCCTGGTGCAGCTGCGGGTGCAGGAGGAGGTGCAGCGGGTGCTGCGGGCGCAG gtggggacactgggggcaGCGGTGACAGCGGGGACACGGCGTGTGAGGCGGCTGGAGCTGAGCCTGCGCGAGGGGGCGGCCACCGCTGAGCTGCAGCGGCGGGACAGAGAG CACCTGGCACAGGAGGTGACACGGCAGCGGGGACGGGCAGAGGCGGCTGaggaggcactgggaggactggtgCGGGCGGCTGCCAg GCTGGCCGAGGTGGTGACAGCACGCGAGGCTGAGGTGACAGCAGCCACCAGGACCATGGTCACCCTCAGCGCCCGCCTGCGCCGGGCGGGACAGCGGCTCCGTGTCCTTCAGG ggctggtggcccCGGTGGTGGCCTTGGACCAGCCACGGTGGCAGCAGGACCCGATGGGGGACAA CCCAGTGGCCAAGGTGACAGGCGGCACCCATCGGCTTGAGGGGACAGTGGCCAAGGTCCGGTGCAGCG TGGTGACCTTGGGAGCGGCTGAGGAGGTGCCACACAGCTGGGTGACAGAGCATGAGGTGACACAGGACAAG GTCATCCCCCACCAGGACAggaggggacacccccccagcaGAG CGGCGCTGGGCTCCCTTGTGACTCAGCTGCAGGCCCTGGGCGCCGCCATCCTCGAGGACAACGGTGACAACCCTGACCCCCCCTTAACCCCACTGCAGACCCAGCCATCCCAG GAAGCGTTGAGTTGGATGAGCACAAACCCATCGTTGAACCTTCATCCGATGGAAAGAATCCACCTAAAAAGTGCGGCGAGTGTCCCCGGGAGCTCCGGTAGCGCCCGCTGA
- the LOC141972688 gene encoding class II histocompatibility antigen, B-L beta chain-like — protein MDAGRVPGAGAVLVALVVLGAHAAGGQEPSGVFLEVGEHECQYLNGTERVRFVNRYIHNREQFAHFDSDVGLYVGDTPLGEPQAKYWNSQPEILEDRRASLDTFCRHNYQVFTPFVTERKVPPKVRVAPVQSSSLPQTDRLACYVTGFYPAEIEVKWFQNGREETERVVSTDVIPNGDWTYQVLVMLETSPRRGDTYTCQVEHVSLQQPVGQRWELQSDGARSKMLTGVGGFVLGLIFLALGLGLYVRKKGAPFPGLQGS, from the exons ATGGACGCTGGTCGTGTCCCGGGAGCTGGGGCCGTGCTGGTGGcactggtggtgctgggagcCCACGCGGCTGGTGGCCAGGAGCCCTCGG GGGTTTTCCTGGAGGTGGGTGAGCATGAGTGTCAGTACCTCAACGGCACCGAGCGGGTGAGGTTTGTGAATCGGTACATCCACAACCGGGAGCAGTTTGCGCACTTCGACAGCGACGTGGGGCTCTATGTGGGCGACACCCccctgggtgagccccaagccaaGTACTGGAACAGCCAGCCGGAGATACTGGAGGACAGACGGGCTTCGTTGGACACGTTCTGCCGGCACAACTACCAGGTTTTTACCCCCTTCGTCACGGAGAGGAAAG TGCCGCCCAAGGTGAGGGTCGCCCCCGTGCAGTCGAGCTCCCTGCCCCAGACCGACAGGCTGGCTTGCTACGTGACGGGCTTTTACCCGGCGGAGATCGAGGTGAAGTGGTTCCAGAACGGGCGGGAGGAGACGGAGCGCGTGGTGTCCACGGACGTGATCCCCAACGGAGACTGGACCTACCAGGTGCTGGTGATGCTGGAAACCAGCCCGCGGCGCGGGGACACCTACACGTGCCAGGTGGAGCACGTCAGCCTGCAGCAGCCCGTCGGGCAGCGCTGGG AGCTGCAGTCGGACGGCGCCCGCAGCAAGATGCTGACGGGGGTGGGGGGCTTCGTGCTGGGGCTCATCTTCCTGGCGCTGGGGCTCGGCCTCTACGTGCGCAAGAAG GGTGCCCCGTTCCCCGGGCTGCAG GGCTCCTGA
- the LOC141972687 gene encoding uncharacterized protein LOC141972687 — METPEATGATVPLEVSPKLLEPLVTVVATLGELGATPGDVPLPKPPGSLRTGLVDLIFNISRAMEHHQGEATYLQYDALATAGDNWATVGTIIPKWRESVASVEAAWAKIEEKVTLLQDACGAVATTEATTGVSKSEVAEALARENSAYQNLLKATRDLPMALERDMMDEAVKTHETQVAEASTELQAATKATEATVDAALHARNVKEWERLVAVAQEPLGRLVAACQRATLFYRHLWHCLKDIEATRHGGPEAPGVAQGGPGGPKDPLAAVAVAKTLWDASARLASVYLLRTLRKVRGLLVTPNATGATAVAQCCREATAALPGLLSQGPR, encoded by the exons ATGGAGACGCCTGAGGCCACCGGGGCCACCGTCCCCCTCGAG gtgtccccaaaGCTTCTGGAGCCATTGGTGACCGTGGTGGCCACCCTGGGCGAGCTGGGGGCCACCCCGGGGGACGTCCCCCTGCCCAAGCCCCCGGGCTCGCTGCGGACTGGGCTGGTTGACCTTATTTTCAATATCTCCCGGGCCATGGAGCACCACCAGGGAGAGGCCACCTACCTCCAGTATGATGCACTGGCCACCGCGGGTGACAACTGGGCCACGGTGGGCACCATCATCCCTAAGTGGCGGGAGTCGGTGGCATCGGTAGAGGCCGCCTGGGCCAAAATAGAGGAGAAGGTCACGCTCTTGCAGGATGCCTGTGGGGCTGTGGCTACCACAGAGGCTACCACTGGGGTCAGCAAGAGCGAAGTGGCAGAGGCGCTGGCCCGTGAGAACAGCGCATACCAGAATCTGCTGAAGGCCACCCGGGACCTGCCCATGGCCTTGGAGCGGGACATGATGGATGAGGCAGTGAAAACCCACGAGACACAAGTGGCTGAGGCCAGCACGGAGCTGCAGGCGGCCACCAAGGCCACTGAGGCCACCGTGGATGCAGCGTTGCATGCCAGGAATGTCAAGGAGTGGGAACGGCTGGTGGCGGTGGCCCAAGAGCCCCTGGGACGCTTGGTGGCCGCCTGCCAAAGGGCCACCCTCTTCTACCGTCACCTGTGGCACTGCCTCAAGGACATCGAGGCCACCAGACATGGTGGCCCCGAGGCTCCTGGGGTGGCCCAGGGGGGTCCTGGTGGCCCCAAGGACCCGCTGGCAGCGGTGGCAGTGGCCAAGACGCTGTGGGACGCAAGTGCCCGCCTGGCCAGTGTCTACCTCCTGCGGACACTGCGGAAGGTCCGGGGGCTGTTGGTCACCCCCAATGCCACCGGGGCCACCGCCGTGGCCCAGTGCTGCCGGGAGGCCACTGCCGCCCTCCCGGGGCTACTGTCACAGGGACCGCGGTAG